One window of the Thermasporomyces composti genome contains the following:
- the casB gene encoding type I-E CRISPR-associated protein Cse2/CasB, whose protein sequence is MTALQPVHENSRDDNQFLTYIRHAIRDPGARAALRRGVGRTPEEAPQMHIVVAPWLPDRPRPALERAYYTVAALLANQPRGQTDTPTDDEMFDAPANLGASFAEAVRTGVMREETSTARLHLLCRQSVDGVHRQLPRAIAQLQAAGIRISWEQLLKDLIGWDRYRDKIAKRWLQSYYRNFRATRNFDEVSTAHSFE, encoded by the coding sequence ATGACAGCCCTCCAACCTGTACACGAAAATAGTCGTGACGACAATCAATTCCTGACATATATTCGCCACGCGATCCGTGACCCAGGTGCCCGTGCCGCCCTACGCAGGGGAGTGGGACGCACCCCTGAAGAGGCGCCACAGATGCACATCGTTGTCGCTCCCTGGCTTCCTGATCGTCCTCGGCCAGCGCTCGAGCGCGCGTACTACACGGTAGCCGCGTTACTGGCCAACCAGCCAAGAGGGCAAACCGATACACCCACCGATGACGAGATGTTCGACGCCCCCGCCAACCTTGGAGCTTCGTTCGCCGAAGCGGTTCGTACTGGGGTCATGCGCGAGGAGACGAGTACGGCTCGCCTCCACCTCCTCTGCAGGCAGAGTGTCGATGGCGTGCACAGGCAGCTGCCGCGTGCTATAGCTCAGCTTCAGGCAGCTGGGATCCGCATCTCCTGGGAGCAGCTGCTGAAGGATTTAATCGGCTGGGACCGCTATCGTGACAAAATCGCGAAGCGGTGGCTACAAAGCTACTATCGAAACTTCCGAGCTACACGCAACTTCGACGAAGTCTCGACCGCGCATTCTTTCGAGTAG
- the cas7e gene encoding type I-E CRISPR-associated protein Cas7/Cse4/CasC, protein MTTSSRFVDIHLLQTIPYANLNRDDLGSPKSLTYGGVNRTRVSSQCWKRATRQALEDQLPDKAIRTRKVVVEVAERLCKEGWPRELADYAARQLLVAAGAKRSKSKKSNGEDEGLSLENSGYTSVLLFLPESSLDGLAALARRERGALERAYASGKEQKPPFTQEEVRNLLIGRTGTIALFGRMLAELPDGKVDGAVQVAHAFTTHATDTEVDFFTAVDDKLSSDETGSGHMNSAEFSAGVFYRYATVNVRDLIDNLDDDAAVARGLTERFLSAFATAMPSGKRTATAPHTLPDLAYIAVRSDRPVSLAAAFERPVRAGWEAGGLAEPSRQQLADYASVLHEMWGTDGIAYHGHVSIDSKPFDSLGNKLSSFRELVIAAVDTAFRDRG, encoded by the coding sequence ATGACTACTTCTTCTCGGTTCGTAGACATTCATCTTCTGCAGACCATTCCATACGCTAATTTGAACCGCGACGACCTTGGATCACCGAAATCTCTCACATACGGGGGCGTCAACCGCACCCGTGTGTCAAGCCAGTGCTGGAAGCGCGCGACACGGCAAGCATTGGAAGACCAGCTGCCTGACAAGGCGATTCGCACACGCAAGGTGGTCGTCGAGGTCGCCGAGAGGCTGTGCAAGGAAGGCTGGCCGAGGGAGCTCGCAGACTACGCCGCCCGCCAGCTCTTGGTCGCAGCCGGCGCCAAGCGTTCCAAGAGCAAGAAGAGCAACGGAGAGGACGAGGGTCTCTCCTTGGAGAACAGCGGCTACACGTCGGTGCTGTTGTTCCTTCCCGAGTCTTCGCTCGACGGACTGGCCGCACTTGCCCGCCGTGAGCGAGGCGCCCTCGAGCGTGCATACGCCTCAGGTAAGGAGCAGAAGCCGCCGTTCACTCAGGAAGAGGTGCGCAACCTGCTGATCGGACGTACCGGCACAATCGCATTGTTTGGTCGCATGCTAGCCGAGCTGCCGGATGGAAAGGTCGACGGCGCAGTGCAGGTCGCGCACGCTTTCACTACTCACGCGACAGACACCGAGGTCGATTTTTTCACTGCTGTCGACGACAAGCTCTCGAGCGACGAGACCGGTAGCGGCCACATGAACTCAGCAGAGTTCAGCGCGGGCGTGTTCTATCGCTACGCGACAGTCAACGTTCGGGACCTGATCGATAACCTCGATGATGACGCGGCTGTCGCACGGGGCCTGACCGAGCGGTTCCTTTCCGCGTTCGCTACCGCGATGCCATCCGGAAAGCGAACCGCAACAGCTCCTCACACGCTACCCGATCTCGCCTACATCGCGGTGCGAAGCGACCGACCCGTCTCACTTGCTGCTGCATTCGAACGGCCTGTCCGCGCTGGCTGGGAGGCTGGAGGCTTGGCCGAGCCGTCTCGTCAGCAGCTCGCCGATTACGCGTCTGTCCTGCACGAGATGTGGGGCACCGACGGTATCGCCTACCACGGGCACGTCAGCATCGACTCGAAGCCGTTCGACAGCCTCGGCAACAAGCTAAGCTCGTTCCGCGAGCTGGTCATCGCGGCTGTCGACACGGCGTTCAGGGACCGGGGGTGA
- the cas5e gene encoding type I-E CRISPR-associated protein Cas5/CasD produces the protein MSGLILRLAAPLQSWGEHSTFGERDTQPYPTRSGILGLLAAAQGRPRTTGLADFFHLRLTVRVDRPGVLLTDFHTVGGGLPRDQTVPTARGDRREEGKGTVVSHRHYLADAAFTVAVEGPDELIHELSAALRHPTWAPYLGRRSCPPAEPILLASGLTDPVRALKRQVPLSRERPHTGDTVAVDFIYETDIRDPHARAHLMDVPVSFDPLRRAYRPRAIKVRTEHLPADLCGGHGVDQLAALAEYAGSARQGG, from the coding sequence GTGTCCGGCCTGATTTTGCGTTTAGCCGCGCCGCTGCAATCGTGGGGCGAACACAGCACATTTGGGGAACGTGACACCCAACCTTACCCCACGCGATCTGGAATTCTCGGCCTCCTTGCAGCGGCACAAGGCCGTCCCCGTACGACCGGGCTCGCAGACTTTTTTCACCTACGGCTTACGGTCCGCGTGGACCGGCCTGGAGTCCTGCTTACCGACTTCCACACGGTCGGTGGCGGACTTCCCCGCGACCAGACAGTTCCCACCGCCCGAGGCGATAGGCGCGAAGAGGGCAAGGGGACCGTCGTGTCACATCGGCACTATCTCGCCGATGCGGCGTTCACCGTCGCTGTTGAAGGACCGGATGAGCTCATTCACGAACTCAGCGCTGCCTTACGCCACCCGACGTGGGCACCCTATCTTGGGCGGCGCTCTTGCCCGCCGGCTGAGCCGATCCTCCTTGCAAGTGGCCTCACCGACCCAGTTCGCGCGCTCAAACGACAGGTGCCCCTTAGCAGAGAGCGGCCACACACCGGTGACACGGTTGCGGTGGACTTCATCTATGAAACCGACATTCGCGACCCTCACGCCCGGGCTCACCTCATGGACGTGCCCGTGAGTTTCGATCCGCTGCGACGCGCATACCGGCCGCGGGCCATCAAGGTCCGTACCGAGCATCTTCCAGCAGATCTGTGTGGTGGTCATGGAGTTGACCAGCTGGCAGCGCTGGCCGAATACGCCGGATCCGCACGACAGGGGGGATAG
- the casA gene encoding type I-E CRISPR-associated protein Cse1/CasA yields MTQPSFDLTTEPWLPIIRHGSLQQVGLRELFSTAHDIADLAIPVPPAASGIWRILYAITARITGLDDTNLDFNTWSRRRNDLITSSSGFDPQVVDAYFDRWASRFDLFHPERPWLQDPRLKTQCKNDAGVNKLVFSRSNGNNQVWFDHHHDHKLDPLPPSEAAWHLVAQLYYGAPGGCSTREVDGLRKDDTQAGPLRGTLSFHPVGETLFQSLLAGLVHPGNLRTHRGGQEDLAPWEMDTLPDPLGSPPIPGGFVSALTNRARHAILLTPDQSGSHVLGARLTWAFRADASKVEDPYLIHHVAGPGDLHARPASNHRALWRDLDALVADGTDTRRARRPRVLLQSSSLPLAVLDALRVRAFGFDQGRGAKDYGWFVAITPPILKWAQERDPEMARGIARTRLAAEESQRQLSRTLREAWKDFTRQSDKSEGPWVSVATSRYWPRAERVFWQILNERRFDEAGMTFSRIASEVYDEITDTACRSPRGAHAVYTRRHLLFPSPSKSRARATTGGSK; encoded by the coding sequence ATGACCCAGCCGTCGTTCGACCTTACGACCGAACCCTGGTTGCCAATCATTCGCCACGGATCGCTCCAGCAAGTAGGTCTACGGGAGCTGTTCAGCACAGCCCACGACATCGCAGACCTAGCGATCCCGGTTCCGCCAGCGGCGTCCGGCATCTGGCGCATCCTGTATGCCATCACGGCACGCATCACTGGGCTCGACGACACCAACCTTGACTTCAACACGTGGAGCAGGAGGCGCAATGACCTCATTACCTCCTCCAGCGGCTTCGATCCTCAAGTGGTCGACGCGTACTTCGATCGCTGGGCATCGCGATTCGACCTGTTCCATCCCGAGCGTCCGTGGCTCCAGGATCCCCGGTTGAAGACCCAGTGCAAAAATGATGCCGGGGTGAACAAGCTGGTGTTCTCCCGCAGCAACGGGAATAACCAAGTGTGGTTCGACCACCACCACGATCACAAGCTGGACCCCTTGCCGCCTAGTGAAGCAGCCTGGCATCTGGTCGCGCAGCTGTACTACGGTGCGCCTGGTGGCTGCTCTACCCGAGAGGTCGACGGCTTGCGCAAGGACGATACTCAGGCAGGTCCACTGCGTGGCACCTTATCTTTCCACCCGGTCGGCGAGACCTTGTTCCAATCACTGCTCGCCGGTCTCGTTCACCCTGGAAATCTTCGAACCCATCGTGGAGGTCAGGAAGACCTCGCACCATGGGAGATGGATACACTGCCGGATCCCCTCGGGAGTCCCCCGATCCCTGGCGGGTTCGTCTCCGCCCTGACGAACCGGGCCCGCCACGCCATCCTCCTCACCCCCGACCAGAGTGGCAGTCACGTCCTCGGTGCTCGCCTCACTTGGGCATTTCGCGCTGACGCGAGCAAGGTCGAGGACCCGTACCTTATTCACCATGTCGCTGGCCCAGGTGATCTGCATGCGCGCCCGGCAAGCAATCACCGAGCGTTGTGGCGAGATCTGGACGCGCTTGTCGCTGATGGAACCGATACCCGACGAGCCCGAAGACCTCGAGTGCTGCTACAGAGCAGCAGTCTTCCTCTCGCTGTACTCGATGCGCTGCGGGTACGTGCGTTTGGATTCGATCAGGGCCGGGGGGCGAAAGATTATGGGTGGTTCGTCGCGATCACTCCACCCATACTGAAGTGGGCTCAGGAACGTGATCCAGAAATGGCACGAGGGATCGCGCGCACACGGCTCGCCGCTGAAGAGTCACAGCGGCAACTTAGCCGCACACTCCGCGAGGCCTGGAAAGACTTCACTCGCCAATCAGATAAGTCGGAAGGACCGTGGGTTTCAGTAGCCACCTCCAGGTACTGGCCTCGCGCGGAACGCGTTTTTTGGCAGATTCTCAACGAACGCCGTTTCGACGAAGCTGGCATGACTTTTTCTCGTATCGCATCCGAGGTGTATGACGAGATAACCGATACTGCTTGTCGAAGTCCTCGAGGTGCCCACGCGGTATATACGCGGAGGCACCTGCTGTTTCCGTCACCCTCGAAGAGCCGCGCGAGAGCCACGACAGGAGGCTCCAAATGA